Proteins from one Mesorhizobium sp. M9A.F.Ca.ET.002.03.1.2 genomic window:
- a CDS encoding type II toxin-antitoxin system VapC family toxin — translation MFLDASVIVAILGREPGFEEIEKRLSVSDVAFFVSPLVKFEASVALARQKASVAAPNTKPSPALLQQAELAVEAFVDDLSVQEVPISPEIGKRAINASVAYGKAVGHVADLNFGDCFAYACAKVLGVTLLYKGNDFAHTDLA, via the coding sequence ATGTTCCTCGATGCATCCGTTATCGTCGCGATCCTCGGCCGTGAGCCCGGATTCGAGGAAATAGAAAAGCGGTTGTCAGTGTCCGACGTTGCGTTTTTCGTTTCGCCTCTGGTGAAGTTCGAGGCATCGGTGGCCCTGGCGCGGCAAAAGGCATCCGTGGCCGCACCGAACACCAAGCCGTCGCCGGCCCTGTTGCAGCAAGCAGAACTTGCGGTGGAGGCGTTCGTTGATGACCTCAGTGTTCAAGAGGTTCCGATCTCGCCGGAGATCGGGAAGCGAGCGATCAACGCCAGTGTGGCCTATGGAAAAGCCGTTGGGCATGTCGCTGATCTCAACTTCGGCGACTGTTTCGCCTACGCGTGTGCCAAGGTGCTGGGCGTGACACTTCTCTACAAGGGTAATGATTTCGCCCACACCGATCTCGCATAG
- a CDS encoding thiamine phosphate synthase, with protein sequence MKLDPFYLIVDSAAWIERLAPLGVRLVQLRVKNLDETALRAEIRKAKALCARYKCQLIINDFWRLAIEERCDFIHLGQEDLQAADLTRIRAAGLRLGLSTHDHRELETALAARPDYIALGPIYPTILKQMNWAPQGLERIGEWKRRIAPTPLVAIGGLNPDRLEGVFGAGADSAAVVTDITLNADPEARTREWTEKTDRWR encoded by the coding sequence ATGAAACTCGATCCTTTTTATCTGATCGTCGACAGCGCCGCCTGGATTGAAAGGCTGGCGCCGCTCGGCGTCAGGCTGGTGCAGCTTCGCGTCAAGAACCTGGACGAGACTGCGCTGCGCGCCGAGATCCGCAAGGCGAAGGCCTTGTGCGCCCGTTACAAATGCCAGCTCATCATCAATGACTTCTGGCGGCTGGCGATCGAGGAGCGCTGCGATTTCATTCATCTCGGGCAGGAAGATCTGCAAGCGGCGGACCTCACCCGGATAAGGGCTGCGGGCCTCCGTCTCGGCCTCAGCACGCACGACCATCGCGAACTCGAGACAGCCCTAGCCGCCAGACCTGACTATATCGCGCTCGGCCCAATCTATCCGACCATCCTGAAGCAGATGAACTGGGCGCCGCAGGGGCTCGAACGGATTGGCGAATGGAAGCGCCGGATCGCGCCGACGCCTCTGGTCGCGATTGGCGGTCTCAACCCCGACCGGCTCGAGGGTGTCTTCGGTGCCGGTGCGGACAGCGCCGCGGTCGTGACCGACATTACATTGAATGCCGACCCGGAAGCGCGAACGCGCGAGTGGACCGAAAAAACGGACCGATGGCGATGA
- a CDS encoding hydroxymethylpyrimidine/phosphomethylpyrimidine kinase: MAMRREPHVLVVGGSDSSGGAGIARDIETISALGMRTCLAVTAVTVQTHDAVAEIHNLQPDLVVDQMRAALQANEVGAIKIGMLATEQIIVAVADVLRENPRIPAVVDPVLASSSGSPLLETGAIGVLKHELIPLCRLVTPNLIELAILAGSELAMDEDGALQQGRKLLAGLQALLIKGGHAAGRRSPDILLRSGQQPIRFDAPRLAGSMRGTGCALASAIAAHLANGSLLEEGVRRGKLLVFEKLRKSVPRD; encoded by the coding sequence ATGGCGATGAGGCGCGAACCGCATGTGCTTGTCGTCGGCGGATCGGACTCCAGCGGCGGCGCCGGCATAGCCCGCGACATCGAGACGATCTCGGCCCTCGGCATGCGCACGTGCCTTGCCGTTACCGCCGTGACGGTGCAGACGCATGACGCCGTCGCGGAAATCCACAATTTGCAACCCGATCTGGTGGTCGATCAGATGCGCGCCGCGCTGCAAGCCAACGAGGTAGGGGCGATCAAAATCGGCATGCTCGCAACGGAGCAAATCATCGTCGCCGTCGCGGATGTGCTGCGCGAAAACCCGCGGATACCGGCAGTCGTCGACCCGGTGCTGGCCTCTTCTTCGGGCAGTCCGCTTCTGGAAACGGGCGCCATCGGCGTCCTGAAGCATGAACTCATCCCGCTTTGTCGCCTCGTCACACCCAACCTCATCGAACTGGCCATCCTTGCCGGCTCGGAACTGGCCATGGACGAGGACGGCGCATTGCAACAAGGTCGAAAATTGCTCGCCGGGTTACAGGCCCTGCTGATCAAGGGCGGCCACGCCGCGGGACGTCGATCCCCGGACATCTTGCTGCGCTCAGGTCAACAGCCCATCCGCTTCGATGCGCCGCGTCTTGCCGGATCGATGCGTGGGACGGGTTGCGCGCTGGCCAGCGCCATTGCCGCGCATCTGGCAAACGGAAGCCTGCTTGAAGAAGGCGTGCGCAGAGGCAAGCTGTTGGTTTTCGAGAAGCTTCGGAAATCGGTTCCTCGGGATTGA